The genomic stretch GCGTACCCCTGGGGCGCGCACTACCTGCCGGCGCCGCTGGAGGACCGGGGCCCTGTCGTCCGGCTGCTGCGGGAGATGGGGGCCGTCACCGACGTGGATGACGCGGGCCGGCCGCACTTCGAGGAGTCGCTGCTCATCCACGAGCCGGAGGAGCGCTTCTTCTACCGGGGCCACTGGTACGAAGGGCTCTATCTGCACGCGGGCGCCAGCGCGGAGGACCTGGAGGAGCTGCGGCGCTTCGAGGCGCGGATGAACGGCTTCGCCGCCGCGCGAGACGCCAAGGGGCGCCGGGCCTTCGCGGTGCCTTCCGGCCTGTCCAGTGACGACGCGGAGTGGACGGCGCTGGACGCGCTGAGCATGGCGGCCTGGATGGAGCGCGAGGGCTTCCGTTCCGCGCGGCTGAAGTGGGTGGTGGACTACGCGTGCCGCGACGACTTCGGCACCACCGCCGAGCATGTCTCCGCCTGGGCCGGCATCTGGTACTTCACCGCGCGGCAGGACGGGAATGGGGAGCGCAGCGAGGGCTACCTGAGTTGGTCCGAAGGAAACGGCCGGCTGGTGCGGCAGCTCGTGTCGGCGCTGCCGAACGGAGCGGTGGAGCGCAACGTGCTGGTGCACACCGTGGAGCCCGTGGAGGGTGGCTGCCGCGTGGACGCACTGGAGGCGGGCACTGGCAAACCCCGGGCCTTCCTGGCGCGGCAGGTGGTGCTGGCGTGCCCGCGCTTCATTGCCGCGCATGTGGTGGCGCCGTGGCGGCGGGAGCGCCCGGCATGGCTGAATGCCTTCACGTATGGGCCGTGGGTGGTGGCGAACCTGACGTTGTCGTCGCCGCCGCGCTCGCGGGGCTTTCCGCTGGCCTGGGACAACGTCTTCTATGAGAGCCGCAGCCTGGGCTACGTGGTGGCCACGCACCAGACGCTGCGCCAGGACGAGCAGGGCCCCACGGTGCTCACCTGGTACCTGCCCATGGACGGCGCGGACGTGAAGGCCGAGCGGGAGAAGGCGCTGTCGGCCAGCTACGTGGACTGGGAGGCCTTGGTGATGGCGGACATGCTGCCCGCGCACCCTGGCATCTCCGATCAGGCGCAGCGGCTGGAGGTCCAGCGCTGGGGCCACGCCATGGTGCGTCCTACACCGGGCTTCATGTGGGGGCAGGCGAAGCAGGCCGCGGGGGAGAGCCTGGGAAGCTCGCTGCACTTCGCGCACTCGGACCTGGGCGGCATGGGGCTCTTCGAAGAGGCGAACTGGTTTGGCGTGCGGGCCGCCGAGCGCGTGCTGGCGGAGCTGGGCCGGCGTGAGGTGAGCTGGCTGTAGTCGCCGGCTGCCGCGTTCCATTCCATGCGCCGCGAAACTCCTTTCCCAGGCGCCCATGGAGGAATGCATGCGTCAGCTCCTGCTGGTGGCACTGTCATTCGCTGTTTCGGGCGAGGACGGTTCCGCCGAGGCCAACACCAGCAACAACACGTTCAGCCGGTTCTTCTGATGAGGTGAGCGCCTCCGGCATGCGGTGTCCCGCCTGCTCGTGCCTGCCTGGAGGACAGGGGGCATTGTCGGGCCCCATGTGCATCTCCCTCCACGAGAGCTCGCGGCACGTTCATTCCCGCGCGTCCTCGTGGAGGCCGCACCATGTCGCTCAAGGAATACCTTCCCGGAACGCCATTCCCTGGTGTCATCGGCCGGACGGATGAGGAGTCCTCGCCTGCCTGGCCCGCGCCGCTGCGCGCGAAGCCAGGGGCACCCAACGTCCTCTTCATCGTCCTGGACGACACGGGCTTCGGTCAGCTCGGTTGCTATGGCTCGCCCATCCGCACGCCCAACCTGGACCGGCTGGCGAAGGGTGGGCTGCTCTACAACAACATGCACACCACCGCGCTCTGTTCGCCCACGCGCTCGTGCATCCTCACCGGCCGCAACCACCACTCCAATGGCATGGCGGCCATCACCGAAATCTCCGTGGGATACCCCGGCCGCAACGGCACCATCCCCTTCGAGAACGGCTTCATCTCCGAGATGCTGGCCGGGCACGGCTACAACACCTACTGCGTGGGCAAGTGGCACCTCACACCCGCGGAGCAGACGAGCGCCGCGGGGCCCTACTCACGCTGGCCCCTGGGCCGCGGCTTCGAGCGGTACTACGGCTTCCTCGGTGGCGACACGCACCAGTACTACCCCGACCTCGTTCACGACAATCATCAGGTCCGGCCGCCCAAGACACCCGAGGAGGGCTACCACCTGACGGAGGACCTGGTGGACCGCGCCATCGGCTTCATCGCCGACGCGAAGCAGGTCGCGCCCGACAAGCCCTTCTTCCTCTACTTCTGCACCGGCGCCATGCATGCGCCCCACCATGTCCCCCAGGAATGGGCGGACCGGTACAAGGGCCAGTTCGACGACGGCTGGGATGCCTACCGCGAGAAGGTCTTCCGACGTCAGCTCGAGACAGGCGTGCTGCCGCCGGGCACCCAGTTGTCGCGCCATGACCCGGACGTGCAGGACTGGGACAGCCTGTCTCCGGACGAACGGCGGCTCTACGCGCGGATGATGGAAGTGTTCGCGGGCTTCCTGGAGCACACGGACCACCACATCGGCCGGCTCATCCAGTCGCTGGAGGCGACCGGTGAGCTGGAGAACACGCTCATCATGGTCATCTCCGACAATGGCGCCAGTCCGGAGGGCGGCCTGCATGGCTCCGTCAACGAGCTGAAGTTCTTCAACAACACGCCGGAGTCGCTGGAGCAGAACCTGGCGGCGATGGACGAGCTGGGCGGCCCGCGCCACTTCAACCACTACCCCTGGGGCTGGGCCTGGGCGGGCAACACGCCCTTCAAACGGTGGAAGCGAGAGACGTACCGGGGCGGCACCACGGACCCCTTCATCGTCCACTGGCCCCGAGGCATCCAGGCGCGGGGCGAGATTCGCTCGCAGTACTGCCACGCCATCGACATGGTGCCCACGGTGCTGGACTGCCTGGGCATCGACCCGCCCACGGAGCTTCGCGGGGTCACGCAGTCACCCATCGAAGGCGTCAGCTTCAAGCACTCCTTCCATGACGCGGACGCGGAGAGCCGACACCACACGCAGTACTTCGAGATGTTCAGCCACCGGGCCCTGTACCACGACGGATGGCGGGCGGTGTGCCCGTTCCCCGGACCGTCCTTCACGGAGTCGCACGAGCCGTTCGGCATGCTGAAGCTCTCAGAGGCCAGACTGCGCGAGTTCGATACGGAGGGCTGGGAGCTGTACCACGTGGCGGAGGACTGCTCGGAGACGCGGAACGTGGCCGCGCAGGAGCGCGACAAGCTCATCGAGATGATTGCCCGCTGGTACGTCGAGGCGGGCCGGTACGATGTGCTCCCGCTGATAACGCCATCCCGCGAACTCTTCGCCGTGGAGCGGCCGCAGATTTCGCGGGAGCGGGAGCGTTACGTCTACCGGCCGAATACCTCACCCGCGCCGGAGAACGTGGCGGTGCATGTCCTCAATCGTGCCCACGCCATCACCGCGCGGGTGGAGGTAGAGGACGGCGTGGAGGGCGTGTTGCTCTGCCACGGTGGATTGACGGGCGGGTACTCGCTCTTCGTCAAGGACCGCAAGCTGCACTACGTCTACAACTTCGTGGGGGAGAAGGAGTTCCACCTGGAGTCCGCCGTGGACGTGCCGAAAGGCCACGCGGAGCTGCGCTTCGAATTCCAGCCCACGGGCACGCCCAACCTGCCCGCGGGCCGGGGCGCGCCGGGCCGGGGACGCCTCTTCATCAATGGCGACCTGGTGGCCCAGAGCGACATCTCTGAGACGATGCCGCTGCTCATCAGCCTGGGCGAGGGACTGACGTGCGGCCGTGACGAGAACTCACCGGTGAGTCAGCAGTACCAGCCGCCCTTCGCGTTCAAGGGCGGGACGCTGACGGAGGTGGTCGTGGACGTGTCGGGCGAGCACGTTCACGACGCCGCCACGGAAGTGAGCACGGTCATGGCGCGGCAATAGCCGCGTAGGCGGTGGACTGGCCTGGGGCGACGGTGACGATGATGATGTCGGTGCGTCGCCCCAGGGCCAGCAGCTCGGCAGGGCTGGGTACCACCGGGTGCCGCGAGCCTCCGCCTCCGACGCCCTGGGGGAAGTACAGCGCCCGCTCTGCCTCCACGTAGAGGACGGGGACGCGGCTTCCCCGGGCCTCGATGCCCGGAGGCACGAAGACCTGGACGCCGCGCTCAGGGGACGCGGGGGGCGACGGCGGCGGCGTACACCCAGCGGCCAGGGCGAACAGCAACGACAGCCAAATTCGCATGACGGGACTCCTGGCCTCGGCCTGGTGGCCGGGCGCTCGATGGGTTCATGAAGCATGTGCGGCGCGGCCGCGGCTCAGGGCGGCCGGGTGACGTCACAGCGCGCGTTGGCGCCGCGGGCGAGGTCCTCGGCCACCGAGCGAAGCAGCACGGTGCCCGTGAGGGTGTTGCCTTCCTCGCCAGGCGCTTGCTTCCCCTGCGTGAGCCACGCGGCCACCCGGCCCAGGCTCGCGGCCGTCACGACGTGCAGGCGGACGCTGATGCGCACTTCATAGCGCGCGCCGGGCTTGGGCCTTTGTTCCAAGGTCCACGCCACGCGCTCCAGCGTCAGTGAGGATGGGCCTTCCGGCAGGGGGCGTCCATCCAGCACGTAGGAGCCCTTGGAGAAGACGAGCACCTGCGTCAGCCGTGCGGTGTCCATTCGCGCGTCGAACCAGATGGTGTTGCGTTGCCAGAGCGTCAGCTCCACCTCCAGCTTCCCCGCCATGCCCAGTCGCACCAACCGGTCCAACTCGGGCGAGACGAAGTCGAAGGCTTCGGAACGGACCATGACGCGCCGTCCGGACAAGGTGGCGGTGCAAGTGGTGCGCGGCTCTTCTGCATGGACCGAGGGGGCGTGCAGGCCCGCCACGGCGATGAGCGCCGTGCCGAGCCCGCGTCCCACGTGTTTGCGTGGCCAGTCCATGCGTCTTTAGAAGGTCCGCTGGAAGAGCAGCCGGGCTTCGGGCGTGGCGGTGGCCCGCTCATCCGTGCGCCACGCGACGTCCATCCGCACGTTGTCTCCGAAGTGGAGGCTGGCGCCCAGGCCGAGCCGTGCATCCGTCCAGGTGTCATCCGCCCGCACCGTGCCCAGGTCCGCGAAGAGGCCGATGGCGCTCCAGCGGTACTCCGCGCTGGTGAGCACGGACACGTCGCCGCGGTACTCCTTGAAGCCGAAGCCGCGCAGCGCCGTCCATCCCCCCAGTGCCTCGCGCTTCTGTTCGGGCAGACGGTGGCCCCCCGCGGTGCGCACGCGCAGCGACAGACCGGTGTCCCAGCCGGTGGGCACCTCCATCGCGATGTCGCTCACCAGCTTCCAGAAGCGCGCGTCACCACCCGCGCTCCCCGGACCGTTGCCCACCTCCAGCGTGAGCAGGCCCCGGAGCGAGGCGCGGCTCTCCCAGTCGCCATCCCGGTCGAAGAGGGACGTCTCTGGCGTGCGGAACAGCGAGCCCACGGACGCGGCGGCGGGCACGTTGCTGGCGTACTCCATGCGCACCACCACGGAGTCGAAGCGGCCCTCGGTGACGGGCGCGTTGGGGAAGGGGGCCGAGTCGTTCCGGAACAGGGAGAAGGGCGGCGTGAAGCTGCGCATCGACTCGTAGCGGTCGCTGCGGTACTCGACGCCCGCGAGCCAGTCGTCCGCCCAGCGCCAGGTGGCGAAGGCCGTGAGGCCCTTGCGGCGGAAGTAGTCGCGGTCCGGCCGGTTGATGAGGGCCGAGTAGAGCGACGAGTCGATGTCGCCCATCCGCCACCGGTCCAGCGTGTCGGTGAAGTCGTAGACCTGCGCGCCCAGCTCCGCGAGCCCCACCCGCGGCACCTGGAGCTTCGCCCCACCGAGCAAGTTGATGCGCCGCTGGCGCTGCGTGCCTTCCGGGTCCTCCGGCAGATACTGGCCGCCCCACCGCAGGGGGATGGTGAGCGCGGCGTCCACGGTGATGTGCGCGCGGTCCTTCGCATCCCAGAGGCGCAGCCGCCCCGCCAGACCCGGCGAGAAGCCCGTCACCTGCGTGTGCATCGGAAGCAGGTCCACATCGAAGTCCGGCCGCCGCGTGCGCACGTGCACCACCAGCTTCTTGTCCTCGAGGGTGATGCTGTCGGCCGAGTCCACGTCGTCCCACCAGTCGGCGAACTGCTTCCAGTTCAGCTCGAACTCCACCTGCTCCCGGTGGCGCGGCTTCGCGCGCGGTGCTTCCTTCGTGTGGTAGGCGCGGGTGCCGTCCGGCTCGCGCGTCTCGATGATGTGGGCGCGCCGGGCACGCGTGCTGTCGGAGTCGTCCACATTCGCGGGCTCCAGGAAGGGGAGCCGCGAGGTCAGCCGCCGCACGGCGCGCTTCGCGTCACTGCGGAGGAACACGGTGCCAGGCTGCAGGTCCAGCGCGTCCTGGACGCGCGCTGCGATGTCGGCGTCCACGCCGCGCACCTCGATGGACTCGAGCCGGCCTTCATCCACCGTCACCACCAGCTTGCCGTCCGGCGACCACACCGCGGACAGGCTGGCGAGCATGTAGCCGTCGTCACGCAGGCGCTTCAGCGTGCGCTCCAGGCCGTGGACGACGCCGCCCATGAAGATGCCGGGGTGCAGCGTGCCGCGCTCCAGCCGGGCCACCCAGTCACGGGGCGGATATCGCGGCGGGCAGGGGCGGACGACGGAGAGCGTGCCGCGCCGGGAGTCCACGCGCAGCGTGGCGGTGAAGGACTCTTCGTCTTCGTCCTCGGTGGGGAACCGGTGCGGGAGCCGGAGCAGCTCTTCGAGAATCTCGGTGGCCTGCAGGTCCTGGATCCCGTTCACCTCCACGGCGGAGACGACGGGGTTCTCCTCCAGGTGGACTTCGAGGACCGCCGGCTGAGGCGCCTCGGCCACGCGCACGCGCGGCTCCACGCGGGCGAACAGCCCCGAGCGCGCGAGCCGCCGGAGGAACAGGTGGACTTCGCTTCCGCTCATCAGGGCCTCCGAGTCCGCACGGGGCGCACCGATGAAGGCACGCACCTGCGCATCCGTCAGCCAGTGAAGTCCGTGCAGTTCGATGCGGCCGGGCGTGAGCGAGCGCCCATCCACGGCGAGTTGAAGCGGCGCCAGAACGCTGGTGTCTCCCGAGTCGTCGTCCTCGAAGTTGTCGGGGCAGGACTTCTGCGCGTCCGCTGGGGTGTCGCCTCGGGCGTCGGTCGTGGGGGAGCGTGGCTCAGGTGCAGGGGATGGCTGCGCGACTGCGAGCGCGGGGAGGAGACAAATGAGGAGCGCGAAGCGGTTCATGCACGAAGGGAGAGCACGGGCCGTTCCACCCAGAGGTGGCGGGCAAGTGCCTGAAAGAACGAGGGCCGAGCAGCCATGGCGATGTCATGGAGACATCCGGATGTCGAGTCGTGATGTGGTACTGACATCGCCAGCGGTGATTGCGTGCGGCCGTCCGGCACCCGCCTGGAGACATGGGGGCGCTTTCGGTACAGGGGCGCGTTGTCGCGGCTGGTCCGAAAATCGGGGGCAGATCAGCTGCACTCCAGCGGGGCTTCAGGTGACAGGGAGTCCGAGCGCCTTGATGCGCCGGTAGAGGTTGCCCCGGTCGACCTGCAGCAGTCGCGCGGCCCCAGCGATGCTTTCGCCTTCCTGGAGCGCCGCGCGGATGAGCTCGCGCTCGAAGTCCTCCACGTGCTCTCGGTAGCTCTTTTGTCCCAGGGAGGGGCGGCTGGCCGCGGCGGTGGCCTGGGGCGCGGAGACGAGCTCCGGGCCCAGGGTGAGCGGGCCCTCGCCCCGGAGCAGGTTGAGGCGCTCGATGAGGTTGCGCAGCTCGCGCACGTTGCCCGGCCACGCATAGGCGCGCAGCGAGGTTTCCGCGCCGGGCGCGAGCACCAGTGGCACCTGCGGCCCCGCGAACTCCGCCGCGAAGGCGCGGGCCAGGGGAAGCAGGTCCTCTGGCCGCTCGCGCAGGGGCGGCACCTGGAGGGGCATCACGTTGAGGCGGAAGTAGAGGTCCTGCCGGAAGCGGCCCTCCTTCACCGCGCGGGCGAGGTCCTGGTGCGTGGCCGCGACGACGCGCGCATCCACCGGCACGGGCAGGCTGCCGCCCAGCCGCTCCACTTCCTTCGACTCCAGGACGCGCAGCAGCTTGGCCTGGAGCTCCAGTGGCATGTCGCCCAGTTCGTCGAGGAACAGCGTGCCGCCGTGCGCCTGTTCGATGCGGCCCGCGCGCCGCGACAGCGCACCGGAGAACGCGCCCTTCTCGTGGCCGAACAGCTCGCTCTCCAGCAGGGTGGAGGGAATGGCCGCGCAGTTGACGGCGACGAGCCGGCCCTTGCGTCCCGAAGCGAGGTGCAGCGCCCGCGCCACGCGTTCCTTGCCAGTGCCCGTCTCGCCGGTGATGAGGATGGCGGTGTCGCTGGCGCCCACGCGCGCGATGAGCTGGCGCAGTGACGCCATGCCAGGGCTGTCACCCACCAGGTGGCCGGGGCGGGCCAGTGCGTCCAGCAGCCGCTCGCGCTCTTCCTGGAGCGAGCCCAGTGCCAGTGCGTTTCGCACGGCGGTGAGCAGCCGCTCGGGGGAGGGCGGCTTCTCCACGAAGTCCGTCGCGCCCAGCCGCAGCGCCTGCACGGCCTCGGCGGGCGACGCCTCTCCGGACAGCACCACCACGGGCGCGGGGAAGGGCCGGGGCAGGCGCGCGAGCAGCTCCAGGCCCGTCTCGCCCGGCATGCGCAGGTCGAGCAGCATCATCGCCGGGGGACCTTCGGGCGCGTCGAGCAGCTGGGAGGCCTCCACCGCGGAGCGGGCCTCCACGGGCGTGAAGCCCTCGTCGCTCAGCAGTCCGCGCAGGGCCCTGAGGACGCCAGAGTCGTCATCGACGATGAGGATGCGAGGACCGGGCTTCATGGGGACGGGGGCGGGGTGAGGGGCAGTTCCACGCGCGCGAGCGTACCGCCTCCGGGCGCGGGCTCCAGGCGCAGGCTGCCGCCGTGCTCGTGGACGATTTTCTGGGAGATGGGCAGGCCCAGGCCGCTGCCGCCGGGCTTGGTGCTGAAGAGGCCACGCGTGAGGGCCGGGCCTTCGAGGACGGAGGGGACGCCACTGCCTCCGTCCGCCACGGTGACGCACACGGTGCCCGGCTGCGGCGACTCCAGTGTGACGTGGACTGGCGCGGCGCTGGTGGAAGAGGCCTCGGTGGCGTTCTTCACCAGGTTGCCGAAGAGGCGACGCAGGCCATCCGGGTCCGCGCGCAGCGTGGCCTCCGCGCCAGGCCGAAGCTCCACGGGCACGGGGGACGTGCCCGCGTACAGGGTGCACACCTCGGCCAGCAGCGGGCGCAGGGGCACGTCCTGGAAGCGCGGCGCGGGCAGGCGCGCGAAGGTGGAGAAGCTCTGGGTCATCCGCATCAACAGGTCCACTTCCTCCTGGAGGAGGGCCACGGCCTCGGTGATGCGGGTGGTGTCGTGGGGCGTGGATGCATCCGTCCGGTTCAGACGCGCGAGCGACAACTTCATTGCGGTGAGGGGGTTCTTCAGCTCGTGGGCGAGCGCGCGGGCCACGTCCTGCCAGGCGGCAATCTGTTCCGCGGACTTGAGGCGCTCGCGCTGCGACAGCAGCTCCTGGCCCATGCGGTTGAACTGGCCCAGGAGGAACTGCAGCTCGTCGCGTGGCGGCTCGGGGGCGGCGAGCCGCACGGAGAGGTCGCCGCGCGCATAGGCCCACATGCCTTCCGTGAGCGTGCGCACCGGACGCGTGAGGGCCCGGCCGAGGAGCACCGCGGCCACCGTCAGCGCCGCGCCCGATATGAGTACCAGCGCGGTGATGAAGGCGGGCACGCGGCGCACGAGGGCGCGCCGTGCCAGCTCCGCCTGCGCGAGGTTGAGCCGCGCCTCGTTGAGCGAGTCCTGCGGCAGCTCCCGCCGCGCCAGCTCCGAGGCGACTTCCTCCAGCACGCCCTCCACCGGGGCGATGGACACCGACAGCACCCGCTCCAGCGCGGCTTGTGCCAGCACGCCGAGCAGCACCAGCGGCACCCAGCCGGCGAGCAGCATCACCGCCAGCAGCCGGCGCCGGAAGCGCGGAGGGGGCGGCGGAAGATTCGCGGCGTGTTCAAGGCCCACCCTGTCACCGTAGGTGCGGGCCTCTGTGGGCGCGGCGGCGTGCATGGGACGGTTCATACCGCATCCGGACGTGGGCCCGGTGCCGAGTCCCTGGCGCGGAGACTCTGGTAGGCTGCATGGCTCCGATGCCTCGTCTTCTCGCGCCCTCCCAGGGCTGGTTGTTCAGTCCGGGAGTGGACCTGTCCGTCTTCGCTGGCAGCGCGCTCGTCTCGGTGGCTTTCGTGCTCGCCGCGCCCTGGCTGGGCGTGGAGGACGGCACGCCGCTGTGGGCATGGCTGCTCTTCGTCGTCTGCGTGGACGTGGCCCACGTCTGGTCCACGCTGTTCCGCACCTACCTGGATCCGGACGAGCTGCGGACCCGCCCCGGGCTCTACCTGGGCGCGCCGCTGGCCGCCTACATGGCGGGCGTGGTCGCCCACCTGGTGTCGCCGGGCACGTTCTGGACGTTGTTCGCTTATGTCGCGCTCAGCCACTTCGTGCGGCAGCAGTACGGCTGGGTGGCGCTGTACGGCCGCAAGGCGCGCGTCTCCCCGCTGGAGCGGCGCCTGGATGCCGCTGCCGTCTATGCCGCCACGCTGGGGCCCGTCATCTGGTGGCATGCGAACCTGCCGCGCGGCTTCTGGTGGTTCGTGCCCGGGGACTTCCTGTCGGGCCTGCCATCTTGGGTGGGCACCGTGGGGCTGGGGCTTCACGCGGGGGTGCTCTTCGCGTGGGCCGGCTTCCAAGCCGCGCGGGTGGTGCGCGGCGAGGGCGTGCAAGCGGGCAAGGTGCTGCTGGTGGTGGCGACGTGGGTGGCGTGGTTCGGCGGCATCGTCGTCGCGCGGGACGACTTCACGTTCACGGTGATGAACGTGGTGCTGCACGGCGTTCCCTACTTCGCGCTGCTCTTCCGCTATGCGCGGGGGCGGCTGGAGGAGGGTGGTTACGGCGCGGGGGCGGCGCTGCTGCGCGCGGGGCTGCCGGGCTTCCTGCTGTTCCTGGTGGCGTTGGCCCTGGCGGAGGAGTTCCTGTGGGACCAGGCTGTGTGGCGCGAACAGGGCGCGCTCTTCGGCGAGAGCCACGTGACGCTGCCGCCGGACGTGTTGTCTCTCGTGGTGCCGCTGCTCGCGCTGCCGCAGGCCACGCACTATGTGCTGGATGCCTTCGTGTGGAAGCCGGGCCGGCAGCCCGCGCTGCTGTCACGACTGGGCTGGGCACCGATGGCCACCCGACACGAGGGTCCACCATCTGGCATGAATCCCGTTTCGACCATGGCCATTCCTGCACGGAGTGATTAATGCAGGAGGGGCCTATGTCCCGACTCCTACTCGTCTCGAATCGGCTTCCTGTCACCGTCAAGGTGGAGAAGGACACTGTCTCCGTGGTCCGCAGCGCGGGAGGCCTGGCCACCGGCCTTCGCCGTCCGCACGAACGCTCGGGGGGGCTGTGGATTGGCTGGCCCGGGGATGTCTCCCGCCTGTCGGAAAGCCAACGCGCCCGCGTGGACGCCCAGCTCGCGGAGCTGCGCTGCGTGCCGCTGACGCTGTCCGCCAGCGAGGTGAGCCGCTACTACGAAGGCTATTCCAACCGCGTCCTGTGGCCGCTGTGCCACTACATGCTGGAGCGCATCCCGCGCCAGGACCGTGATTGGGAGGTGTACCGCAAGGTCAACGAGCGCTTCGCGGACCTGGTGGCGAAGCACTACGAACCCGGGGACACCATCTGGGTCCACGACTATCAGCTCATGCTGGTGCCCGGCATGTTGCGCCAGCGTCTGCCCGGCGCGCGCATCGGTTACTTCCACCACATCCCGTTTCCGTCGTCGGAAATCTTCAGCACGCTGCCGCGCCGGCGTGAGCTGCTGATGGGGCTGCTGGGCGCGGACCTCATCGGCTTCCACACGGTGAGCTACGTGCGGCACTTCTCCGGAGCGCTGCTGCGGCACCTCGGGCTGGACACGGACATCGACCGTATCATCTGGGAGGGCCGCGACGTGCGCGTGGGCGCCTTCCCCATGGGCATCGACGCGCAGGCCTTCGAATCGATTGCGAGCGAGCCCGGCATGCTGGAGGAGGTGGCGAACCTGCGCCGGTCCTCCGAAGGACAGCGCATTCTGCTGGGCATCGACCGGCTGGACTACACCAAGGGCATTCCGCGGCGCCTCCTGGCGGTGCAGCGCGTGCTGGAGCGCACGCCCGCGTGGCGTGGCCGCCTGCGGTTCATCCAGGTGACGGTGCCCAGCCGGACCCAGGTGGAGGCGTACGCCAACTACCGCGAACTGGTGAACGAGCTGGTGGGGCGCATCAATGGGCTCTACGGCACGGTGCACAACGTGCCCGTGCACTACCTCTACCGCTCATTCAACGAACGGCAGCTCGTGGGGTTGTACCGGGGCGCGGATGTGATGCTCGTCACGCCGGTGCGGGACGGGATGAACCTGGTGGCGAAGGAGTTCTGCGCGGCGCGCCCGGACGACGACGGCGTGCTGGTGCTCAGCGAGTTCGCGGGCGCCGCAGCGGAGCTGGGGGGCGCGCTCATCGTCAACCCCTACGACGTGGACGCCATGGCGGACGCCATCGAGAAAGCGCTGGGGATGGCGGAGGAGGAGCGCCGCACGCGCATGCACACGCTGCGGAAGCAGGTGAAGTCGCGGGACGTACATTGGTGGACGTCCTCCTTCCTCGACCGGCTCCAGTCGCTGCCCGCGGTGGACGTGCGCGCCGAGGCGGGCGCGCCCGAGGCGCTGGCGCAGATGAAGCAGGCGGAACGGCTGCAACTGCTCCTGGACTATGACGGGACGCTGGTGGGCTACGCGCCCCGGCCGGAGCTGGCCGCGCCGGATGCGGCGCTGAAGGAGTTGCTGGCGAAGCTGGTGGCCCGGCCCGACATCTCGGTGAGCATCGTCAGCGGCCGGCCCAAGGAGACGCTGGAGGAATGGTTGGGCGACCTGGCCATGGGCCTGTATGCCGAGCACGGCCTGTGGTCCCGCCCGGCGCCAGGGGAGACGTGGCGGATGCTGGAGGGCGTGACGTTCGACTGGAAGGAGCGCGTGCGCCCCGAACTGGAGACCTTCTCCGCGCGCGTGCCGGGCTCCTTCGTGGAGGAGAAGACAGCGTCGCTGGCGTGGCACTACCGCCTGGTGGACGCGGAGTTCGGCGCCATCCAGTCCCGCGAGCTGCGGCTGTACCTGGCGGAGAAGTTCGCCGGGCAGTCCATGGACATCCTCCCCGGGGACAAGGTGGTGGAGATTCGTCCGCAGGGCGTGCACAAGGGCCGCGTGGTGGGCGAGGCCACGAAGGACGCGGCGCCCGGCGCCCTCGTGGTGGCCATCGGCGATGACCGCACGGACGAGGACCTCTTCGCATCGATTCCGCCCGGCGGGCTCACCATCCACGCGGGCAACAAGCCCACGTGCGCGGCGTTCCGGGTGAAGGGCCCGGCCGAGGTCCGCGCGCTGCTGGCGGGACTGCTGGAGCCGTGACCACCGCGCGCGCCCGCCGGAGTATCGGCGGGCGCGGGCCTGCTCGCGTCCGCTACGGCGTCGAGGACGCGGTGCGGTTGGCCGCGTTCTGGATGAACACCCGGCGGCCGAAGGCGCGGTCCACGCGGCCGAGGAACTCGCGGAACGCGGGGTAGTCGTCCGCGGACACGCGCGCCGTGGTGAGGGCCACCTCGCCCTCGGCCACCAGCTTGCCGCCCTCCAGGCGGTAGTTCAGCTTGATGTGGCCGAACTTCGTCGTCTCCTCCACCGCCTGGGGCAGCTCCGCCA from Myxococcus xanthus encodes the following:
- a CDS encoding arylsulfatase: MSLKEYLPGTPFPGVIGRTDEESSPAWPAPLRAKPGAPNVLFIVLDDTGFGQLGCYGSPIRTPNLDRLAKGGLLYNNMHTTALCSPTRSCILTGRNHHSNGMAAITEISVGYPGRNGTIPFENGFISEMLAGHGYNTYCVGKWHLTPAEQTSAAGPYSRWPLGRGFERYYGFLGGDTHQYYPDLVHDNHQVRPPKTPEEGYHLTEDLVDRAIGFIADAKQVAPDKPFFLYFCTGAMHAPHHVPQEWADRYKGQFDDGWDAYREKVFRRQLETGVLPPGTQLSRHDPDVQDWDSLSPDERRLYARMMEVFAGFLEHTDHHIGRLIQSLEATGELENTLIMVISDNGASPEGGLHGSVNELKFFNNTPESLEQNLAAMDELGGPRHFNHYPWGWAWAGNTPFKRWKRETYRGGTTDPFIVHWPRGIQARGEIRSQYCHAIDMVPTVLDCLGIDPPTELRGVTQSPIEGVSFKHSFHDADAESRHHTQYFEMFSHRALYHDGWRAVCPFPGPSFTESHEPFGMLKLSEARLREFDTEGWELYHVAEDCSETRNVAAQERDKLIEMIARWYVEAGRYDVLPLITPSRELFAVERPQISRERERYVYRPNTSPAPENVAVHVLNRAHAITARVEVEDGVEGVLLCHGGLTGGYSLFVKDRKLHYVYNFVGEKEFHLESAVDVPKGHAELRFEFQPTGTPNLPAGRGAPGRGRLFINGDLVAQSDISETMPLLISLGEGLTCGRDENSPVSQQYQPPFAFKGGTLTEVVVDVSGEHVHDAATEVSTVMARQ
- a CDS encoding FAD-dependent oxidoreductase, with amino-acid sequence MELTRRELVAAFLGSAVAASACRKSGPRERVPGAVVDQAVELGHRLRGGPLPRADVLEPVEVLVVGAGVAGLSAAWRLASAGVRGVRVLELEAEPGGTSRSGRNAISAYPWGAHYLPAPLEDRGPVVRLLREMGAVTDVDDAGRPHFEESLLIHEPEERFFYRGHWYEGLYLHAGASAEDLEELRRFEARMNGFAAARDAKGRRAFAVPSGLSSDDAEWTALDALSMAAWMEREGFRSARLKWVVDYACRDDFGTTAEHVSAWAGIWYFTARQDGNGERSEGYLSWSEGNGRLVRQLVSALPNGAVERNVLVHTVEPVEGGCRVDALEAGTGKPRAFLARQVVLACPRFIAAHVVAPWRRERPAWLNAFTYGPWVVANLTLSSPPRSRGFPLAWDNVFYESRSLGYVVATHQTLRQDEQGPTVLTWYLPMDGADVKAEREKALSASYVDWEALVMADMLPAHPGISDQAQRLEVQRWGHAMVRPTPGFMWGQAKQAAGESLGSSLHFAHSDLGGMGLFEEANWFGVRAAERVLAELGRREVSWL
- a CDS encoding sigma-54-dependent transcriptional regulator; the protein is MKPGPRILIVDDDSGVLRALRGLLSDEGFTPVEARSAVEASQLLDAPEGPPAMMLLDLRMPGETGLELLARLPRPFPAPVVVLSGEASPAEAVQALRLGATDFVEKPPSPERLLTAVRNALALGSLQEERERLLDALARPGHLVGDSPGMASLRQLIARVGASDTAILITGETGTGKERVARALHLASGRKGRLVAVNCAAIPSTLLESELFGHEKGAFSGALSRRAGRIEQAHGGTLFLDELGDMPLELQAKLLRVLESKEVERLGGSLPVPVDARVVAATHQDLARAVKEGRFRQDLYFRLNVMPLQVPPLRERPEDLLPLARAFAAEFAGPQVPLVLAPGAETSLRAYAWPGNVRELRNLIERLNLLRGEGPLTLGPELVSAPQATAAASRPSLGQKSYREHVEDFERELIRAALQEGESIAGAARLLQVDRGNLYRRIKALGLPVT